The Pyrus communis chromosome 12, drPyrComm1.1, whole genome shotgun sequence genomic sequence ATTTATGAGAAGAACAAGAATTCCTTCAGTTTTGTAATatgaaaaaacattttcatcataAACTCAATTACTAGGTCAAAAGGTTACTGAAATATTTCTACTATTCTCTTTACTTCTTCTCCTTTGTATCATGTACCGGGGGTGCGGCCCAGGCTTGGAGATTCTGGCATTTCCGTGCAACCAGTTTGCTGCTCAGGAACCAGGAAGTAATGAACAGATTCAAGAGTTTGCCTGCACTCGTTTCAAAACAGCATTCCCAATTTTTAACAAGGTAGATTCAGAATCGAAACACTAGGTTATGTTGCATCTGCGTTCCAACAGTGTAAACATATTAGACTTTTCGACAAGCCAGAAGATTGTTCGACTGGATGCCTCATGCATTGTCTTTGTAAAACGACGAACAACTGCATTGTAACTATGCGCATGCTAACAAACTTAAACTTCTAGAATTTCATATATGTATAATTGTTCTATATCGGTGCTTATTTATAACTCCCGTTAGGAATTTTGCAGGTTAAGAGTTTTAGATGTGTTCTTGGACGTTGTTGTAATTATTGCACACTTTTAAATTTACCATTTTTGTTCTTGTGTTAGATTGAAGTAAACGGGTTTAATACTGCTCCGTTGTACAAGTTCTTGAAGTTAGGCAAATGGGGATTCTTCGATGACGATATCCAGTGGAACTTTGCTAAGTTTCTTGTTGACCAGCAGGGGAAACCTGTCGGTCGTTATTACCCAACAACTTCACCCCTTAGCCTTCAGGTGAAAACCTGGACGTCGAATTCTCAAATATAATGTTATGCTGCTTCTGTTGTTTATTGCAGTGATCATCGATAGGTTTTGTCAAGTACTCTAGCTGTTTAACATTGTATTATTTTTGCAGCATGACATAAACAGGTTATTGGAAGCCTCATGAATACTGTGAGATGCAAAGGCGTTAACCCGAGGGTGCATGCTCCCCGCCAGATTCACTAATCGAACAAAACGATTTCTGTTCTTTGTTTGATGATTGACATTGGCCTAGTTGGGAGTCAAGATGTAATGATCTCTTCCGAACCATCGTTGACAGTGACCTGTGATACAAAAACTCACTAGCTTCATCTAGTTTCCTTTAAATCTTGTAAAACCTGGTCTGTTAATTGGTTGTTAGGAGTTTAAAGATGCTAATCTCGTGGACacatttttgaagaaaatgcccgTCTGCTGGCATTCACGAAATAAAGGTCCGATATGGTCATGCCACCATCGCCTAACTCACACCTGTTTGAGCAGACGGGGGACGAGCATTCTTCGCtgtgttttatgtttttccGATCGATACAAGCGCTGTTGTCCCCAAAACACTCCCTTACGACCTTAGTTTAACAAAAGTGATggtaaacatcctaatggttcCAGATTGGTACACATGGAACCACATCTCAAGATACCAAACAAATCAAAGACATTAGCAGGGCTGTCATTAGAAGGGGCTATAATCACTTCTGAGGCAATAATCGCTTTTCCCAAAAGTGACTATGTCCCTATTAATGAATCACTACCAACAAGCCCCGAACGGAACAGGTGATGCTCCATCACCTTGATAGCGAAACACAAATTGCTCTGAAGATTTgtacaaaaagagaaaaactcATTCATCCATACATATGCGGCATATAATTCTGCAAATTGTGATTTTGAATTGGTTACGAACTTCAAAAGGACTTTTGATTCAATAAGAAGTTTCCACCTAAAAGCCAAAAGAATATCTTGCTACAGATGAGTCTCTTAACCTCCACACTACTTGAAACTTCCTCAATGAGTGAATTTTGTTACCGAAACATCTCCCAGAGTTATGGATTTTGTTACAGATTATGTTAGCATAAACTTGTTCAACCGCCGGTGGGTGAAGAGTCGTCAAGTTACCCCTTCTCACAGATGCAGTTCATTTACAACAACACATATATACAAAACCGGCATGTCTGTTGCAGCTTATCTTCATCCGCGAGTCAAGTCAATACCAGTGTGGCCATTTCTCAAATCAACTTGCCGCGAGCCAGGCCAAATGCCTGCACCGGAGGGATTATAATTTTGAGTAGGTGGGGCACTGCTTGGTAGAGCCAATTTCTCGCTATGCTGTGGCTCGGAATTCTCGTCGCTATTGGGACCAGCCAATTGCTTGTTCTTGGTCTTCGAGCTACCATATACAAAACTGCAAAGCACAACCTGCAACAACACATGAATCGGATCTTCAATAGGCATCTGCATTCCTTCACTACAATTAGAACTGATAAAAGTGCTTCTAAGATCATCCGATGCTAGACAAATATCAAATGTCACGACATGTGTGCAAGTGCAGACAACCAGCAGGAAATAAAACATTAGCATTCAGCCTAGAAACGTTGAACAAATTACTGAGCAGTAAACAAAATACCTGCACTGGAGTTGCTGCAATAAGCACTGCGACAGCACCACCAATGACATGACCATTAGGATTAGAAAGGGAAACACTTATTCCCCCTGTTCGATTGCGAGGTCCACCATCCTCGGCAACTAAGTACGAACCTGACAAGCATAATATCTGGAACCGACCCTGCAGAGCCACATAAACAACCAAGTTAAAGGCAGAAAATAAGCTAATTATTGCAAAAACCAGACTTGCAAAAGTAAGTGCATTTTTATGAGCAATGATTCACTATTTCAGCGTTGAATACTGTGATAGACATTTTACTTGATAAAGTTAAGAACACGTTTCTGGGAAGAATATATAAACCTTTTGAGCTGCTCCAGAATGGAACAAACAAAAGAGAAATGTTGATACTCTTTGAG encodes the following:
- the LOC137710055 gene encoding probable phospholipid hydroperoxide glutathione peroxidase, with amino-acid sequence MVVAVELGCEKIGDGGNRGSSSGTSELGPDCKTISQPNEYPTGTIYEYTVKDVKGKDVNLSMYRGKVLVIVNVASQCGLTDENYTEFNQLYQKYKDKGLEILAFPCNQFAAQEPGSNEQIQEFACTRFKTAFPIFNKIEVNGFNTAPLYKFLKLGKWGFFDDDIQWNFAKFLVDQQGKPVGRYYPTTSPLSLQVIGSLMNTVRCKGVNPRVHAPRQIH